One window of the Periophthalmus magnuspinnatus isolate fPerMag1 chromosome 6, fPerMag1.2.pri, whole genome shotgun sequence genome contains the following:
- the commd4 gene encoding COMM domain-containing protein 4: MRFRFCGDLDCPDWVLAEMSTLAKLSSVKMKLLCAQVLKELLGDGIDYDKVTKFTADAKFESGDIKASVAVLSFILSNAAKHDVDCESLSSELQQLGLPKEHTTGLCKSYEDKHSALREKLKEMSLRLGRLESVSWRVDYTLSSSEVKDVNEPSVQLKLQVKGTESGASETTVVSVSADKFRVLLCELKQAQSLMNSLQ, translated from the exons ATG CGGTTCAGATTCTGTGGAGATTTGGATTGCCCGGACTGGGTTCTTGCAGAAATGAGCACACTGGCTAAACTG tctagTGTCAAGATGAAACTACTTTGTGCACAAGTCTTAAAAGAATTACTTGGAGACGGCATTGAT TATGATAAAGTCACAAAATTTACAGCAGATGCAAAGTTTG AAAGTGGAGACATTAAGGCCAGTGTGGCAGTGCTCAGCTTCATCCTCTCCAACGCAGCGAAGCACGATGTTGACTGTGAGTCTCTGTCTAGTGAACTGCAGCAGCTCGGTTTACCTAAAG AGCACACAACAGGCCTGTGCAAGTCATATGAAGACAAACACTCAGCCCTGCGGGAGAAACTGAAAGAGATGAGCCTGAGat TGGGACGTCTTGAATCTGTGTCGTGGCGTGTTGACTACACTTTAAGCTCCAGTGAAGTAAAGGATGTGAATGAACCCAGTGTTCAGCTCAAATTGCAGGTGAAAGGAACAGAGTCAGGAGCCTCTGAGACCACAGTGGTGTCAGTGTCTGCTGACAAGTTCAGAGTCCTGCTTTGTG AGCTTAAACAGGCTCAGAGTCTGATGAACTCTCTGCAGTGA